A genomic stretch from Candidatus Dormiibacterota bacterium includes:
- a CDS encoding winged helix DNA-binding domain-containing protein, producing the protein MLARQFLLERSSLPLVPTLERVGGLQTQYAPSGYVGLWSRMRDFRRDALTTALEQRRVIQGTLLRSTIHMVSARDYWLFLAAVRQPRQEWWRRVTQKALGDVDIAAAATVIREPLAAGPQRASDLKELLVTRGFPRATWTGVGIWVDMVRVPPSGTWDQRRADLYGLADQWVQPATPTEAAGLEHVVRRYLGAFGPASVREIADWAGIPHTRLLPVIDRLSLIHFRDENGKELLDLQRAPLPNPQTPAPVRFLPTWDATLLVHARRTQILPERYRPLVFNTKTPHSVPAFLVDGAVAGTWRYEGGRVEVKPFEPLPKAARRDVDDEAKRLEAFHK; encoded by the coding sequence TTGCTCGCCCGCCAGTTCTTGCTCGAGCGCTCTTCCTTGCCATTGGTACCCACGCTCGAACGGGTTGGCGGGCTGCAGACCCAGTACGCACCATCAGGATATGTCGGCCTCTGGTCGCGCATGCGCGACTTCCGGCGCGATGCGCTCACGACCGCGCTGGAGCAGCGTCGCGTGATCCAGGGGACGCTCCTTCGCAGCACGATTCACATGGTTTCGGCGAGAGACTACTGGCTGTTCCTTGCCGCAGTCAGACAGCCGCGCCAGGAGTGGTGGCGCCGGGTCACACAAAAGGCGCTCGGAGACGTCGACATCGCTGCCGCTGCTACCGTGATCCGCGAACCGCTGGCGGCGGGGCCACAGCGCGCCAGCGACTTGAAGGAGCTGCTGGTGACGCGCGGTTTCCCACGAGCCACATGGACCGGCGTCGGGATATGGGTCGATATGGTTCGCGTTCCGCCGTCCGGCACATGGGACCAGCGCCGGGCGGATCTCTATGGGCTCGCTGACCAGTGGGTTCAACCAGCTACGCCGACCGAGGCGGCTGGACTCGAGCACGTCGTTCGTCGCTATCTTGGCGCGTTCGGCCCGGCGTCCGTGCGTGAGATCGCCGACTGGGCGGGCATCCCTCACACGAGATTGCTGCCAGTGATCGACAGACTCTCGCTCATACACTTCCGCGATGAGAACGGGAAAGAACTCCTCGATCTTCAGCGAGCGCCGTTACCCAATCCGCAGACACCGGCGCCGGTGCGCTTCCTACCGACCTGGGATGCGACGCTGCTGGTCCACGCCCGGCGCACCCAGATCCTGCCCGAGCGTTACCGGCCGCTCGTCTTCAACACCAAGACCCCACATTCGGTGCCCGCCTTCCTGGTCGATGGTGCCGTCGCGGGGACCTGGCGCTACGAGGGCGGTCGCGTCGAGGTCAAGCCGTTCGAGCCGCTTCCCAAAGCCGCCCGCCGAGACGTCGACGATGAGGCGAAGCGGCTCGAGGCCTTCCACAAATAA
- a CDS encoding hydrolase — MEAYICRTCGVQQAESENPPTHCAICDDERQYVPPGGQRWVTLTGLRGEGHRIEVRDLEPGLTGIGADPPVGIGQRALLVQTPAGNFLWDCLGFIDDEGIAAVRARGGLHGIGMSHPHFYGVCVEWSRAFGASPIYIPTADRQWVMRPDPAVKNWEGAIEPLPGLTLIQSGGHFEGSAVLHWAGGAAGLGALLTGDTITVVADRRFVSFMRSYPNEIPLSAVHVRRIVAAVEPYRFDRIYGGWWDRVVDRDAKAAIQKSADRYIRWIQGS; from the coding sequence GTGGAGGCGTACATCTGCCGCACATGCGGCGTGCAGCAGGCGGAAAGCGAGAATCCGCCGACACACTGCGCGATCTGCGACGACGAGCGGCAATACGTTCCACCCGGTGGGCAGCGCTGGGTTACCCTGACTGGACTCCGCGGCGAGGGCCACCGCATCGAGGTGCGCGACCTAGAACCGGGTCTCACCGGGATCGGCGCCGACCCGCCCGTCGGCATCGGCCAGCGCGCGCTGCTGGTCCAGACGCCGGCCGGCAACTTCCTCTGGGACTGCTTGGGATTCATCGATGACGAGGGCATCGCGGCCGTCCGCGCACGGGGCGGTCTCCACGGCATCGGGATGTCGCACCCGCATTTCTATGGCGTCTGCGTGGAGTGGAGTCGCGCCTTCGGCGCCTCGCCGATCTATATCCCGACCGCGGACCGCCAGTGGGTGATGCGACCCGACCCGGCCGTCAAGAATTGGGAGGGCGCCATCGAGCCACTCCCCGGGCTGACACTCATCCAGTCCGGTGGCCACTTCGAAGGGAGCGCCGTCCTCCATTGGGCGGGCGGAGCCGCCGGCCTCGGTGCCCTGCTGACCGGTGACACGATCACCGTGGTCGCCGACCGCCGGTTCGTCAGCTTCATGCGCAGCTACCCGAACGAGATCCCACTCTCGGCCGTTCATGTTCGGCGCATCGTCGCGGCCGTTGAGCCCTATCGCTTCGACCGGATCTACGGTGGCTGGTGGGACCGGGTCGTCGATCGCGACGCCAAGGCCGCCATCCAGAAGTCGGCCGATCGGTACATCCGCTGGATCCAGGGGTCATAG
- the ilvA gene encoding threonine ammonia-lyase IlvA → MEMVRAVEEAEQRLEGIASTTPLQPSIRLSEQYGATILIKREDMQAVRSFKIRGAYNKIASLSAEDRKRPIVCASAGNHAQGVAFACAHLGIGATIFMPRITPTQKIERVEHFGGEFVEIRLVGDSYDESSAAAQEYCDQKRGIFVHPFDDLQTIAGQGTVGKEIFDATGGDLGVVIVPIGGGGLASGVASYIREKNPAVTVIGAEPAGSPSMYESLKQGRIVALDEINTFVDGAAVRKVGQRTFDLCRRFVDRIVIVPEGKVCTTMIELYQNEGIITEPAGALALSALDDVTEEIRGKTVVCVLSGGNNDVLRYPEILERSLVYQGRKHYFIIEFAQKPGQLRQFVDDALGPTDDIVRFEYIKKTNKERGAALVGIELKDRADLEPLLKRMEQIQLNFRPLGSEELLYQYLV, encoded by the coding sequence ATGGAGATGGTTCGTGCGGTCGAGGAGGCCGAGCAGCGCCTCGAGGGCATCGCGTCGACGACGCCGCTGCAGCCGTCGATCCGGCTCTCCGAACAGTACGGCGCCACCATCCTGATCAAACGCGAGGACATGCAGGCGGTCCGCTCCTTCAAGATCCGCGGCGCCTACAACAAGATCGCATCGCTCTCGGCCGAGGATCGCAAGCGCCCCATCGTCTGCGCCAGCGCCGGCAACCATGCCCAGGGCGTGGCCTTCGCCTGCGCCCACCTCGGCATTGGCGCCACGATCTTCATGCCAAGGATCACCCCGACGCAGAAGATCGAGCGGGTCGAGCACTTCGGCGGTGAGTTCGTCGAGATCCGCTTGGTGGGCGACTCCTACGACGAGTCGAGTGCGGCCGCGCAGGAGTACTGCGACCAGAAGCGAGGGATCTTCGTCCACCCCTTCGACGACCTGCAGACGATCGCCGGCCAGGGCACAGTTGGCAAGGAGATCTTCGATGCCACTGGCGGTGATCTCGGGGTCGTTATCGTCCCGATCGGCGGCGGCGGCCTGGCGTCGGGCGTCGCATCCTATATAAGGGAAAAGAATCCGGCCGTGACCGTGATCGGCGCTGAGCCGGCCGGGTCACCGTCCATGTACGAGTCCCTGAAGCAAGGACGGATCGTCGCGCTCGACGAGATCAACACCTTCGTCGACGGGGCCGCGGTCCGCAAGGTCGGCCAGCGCACCTTCGATCTCTGCCGGCGGTTTGTCGACCGGATTGTCATCGTCCCGGAAGGCAAGGTCTGCACCACGATGATCGAGCTCTACCAGAACGAGGGCATCATCACCGAGCCGGCTGGAGCGCTCGCCCTTTCGGCGCTCGACGACGTCACCGAGGAGATTCGCGGCAAGACAGTTGTCTGCGTCCTGAGCGGCGGCAACAACGACGTCCTAAGGTACCCCGAAATCCTGGAGCGCAGCCTCGTCTACCAGGGTCGCAAGCACTACTTCATCATCGAGTTCGCCCAGAAGCCCGGTCAGTTGCGCCAGTTCGTCGACGACGCGCTTGGTCCCACAGACGACATCGTCCGCTTCGAGTACATCAAGAAGACGAACAAGGAACGTGGGGCAGCCCTGGTCGGCATCGAGCTGAAGGACAGGGCCGACCTGGAGCCTTTGCTGAAGCGGATGGAACAGATCCAGCTGAACTTCCGCCCGCTTGGCAGCGAAGAGCTCCTCTACCAATATCTCGTCTAA